The proteins below come from a single Aegilops tauschii subsp. strangulata cultivar AL8/78 chromosome 6, Aet v6.0, whole genome shotgun sequence genomic window:
- the LOC109786261 gene encoding basic helix-loop-helix protein 79: MAHCGGGPGPAAPREASSVESHFQGLLDDDDKYRALCGAFGYLQQQEWPDLSGACYAAFGAPPPPGTSNGAGNSFSCSGSASSGGGSTKRKPDAYVDAKDDCKRPRGKQQLCDPDEAGAAAKGRPEKAKACARKKPEPAAAGQKTDYIHVRARRGQATDSHSLAERVRRERISERMRYLQELVPGCDKVTGKAGMLDEIINYVQSLQKQVEFLSMKIAASNPVVNFNIVDDLFGGRRMNQACGPSMTTLPMHQGQLDPSCLQMSSATMQQMQQPAAGFGQDMLVNNPYPAAQSAPPSAAATPVSMSAAASVESCLDVNGAAAWDIASQHLFSGFDAQFQPVQSDCLLDNLKMEM, translated from the exons ATGGCGCACTGCGGCGGCGGTCCGGGTCCGGCGGCGCCGCGGGAGGCGTCATCCGTGGAGAGCCATTTCCAGGGCCTGCTCGACGACGACGACAAGTACCGCGCATTGTGCGGCGCGTTCGGGTACCTGCAGCAGCAGGAGTGGCCGGACCTCAGCGGCGCGTGCTACGCGGCCTTcggcgcgccaccgccgccgggcACCAGCAACGGCGCCGGCAACTCCTTCTCCTGCAGCGGTAGCgccagcagcggcggcggctccaCTAAGAGAAAACCTGACGCGTATGTAGACGCAAAG GACGACTGCAAGAGGCCGAGAGGGAAGCAGCAGCTGTGCGATCCTGACGAGGCTGGAGCGGCGGCGAAAGGGAGGCCGGAGAAAGCCAAGGCGTGCGCCAGGAAGAAGCCGGAGCCGGCGGCCGCCGGCCAGAAGACCGACTACATCCACGTCCGAGCCCGCCGCGGGCAGGCCACGGACAGCCACAGCCTCGCCGAACGG GTGAGGCGGGAGCGGATCAGCGAGCGGATGAGGTACCTGCAGGAGCTGGTGCCCGGCTGCGACAAGGTCACCGGCAAGGCCGGCATGCTCGACGAGATCATCAACTACGTCCAGTCCCTGCAGAAGCAGGTCGAG TTCCTGTCCATGAAGATCGCCGCCTCCAACCCGGTGGTGAACTTCAACATCGTCGACGACCTCTTCGGCGGCAGGCGGATGAACCAGGCGTGCGGCCCCTCCATGACGACGCTGCCGATGCACCAGGGGCAGCTGGACCCGTCCTGCCTTCAGATGAGCAGCGCTACCATGCAGCAGATGCAACAACCGGCTGCCGGGTTCGGGCAGGACATGCTCGTCAACAACCCGTACCCGGCGGCGCAGAGCGCGCCCCCATCGGCGGCTGCCACACCGGTGTCGATGTCAGCCGCCGCGTCCGTCGAATCATGCCTCGAC GTGAATGGAGCTGCTGCTTGGGACATTGCGTCTCAGCATTTGTTCAGTGGGTTTGATGCACAGTTTCAGCCAGTTCAAA GTGACTGTTTGCTAGACAATCTCAAAATGGAAATGTAA